Below is a genomic region from Flavobacteriales bacterium.
TGTTCTTTGTGTCTTCTTTGTGTTCTCTGTGATGGTTTCTTTTTTTAACACAGAGCTTCACGGAGGATGCACGGAGTTTCACAGAGGTGTTTTTTAAAGAGCTGCTCGGTGTTCTATGTGATGATTTCTTTTTTTTACACAGAGCTTCACAGAGGATGCACAGAGTTTCACAGAGGTGTTTCTTAAAGTGAACCTTGTATTGGGTGTGTTAATGTTATGAAGGGCGTGTTTGATTTTTTAGCACAATGGCATTTGCCGTGAATCATATTTCAAAGATTCGTGATGGTTCGGTTGGAAAAACAGAATTACGTGAACATCTTTGAGCCAGAAACAAAAAAACATGAACACACTTTCTTTTGATCCGGATCAATGGGCACAACCAAATGGAAATCTTTTCGGTTTGCCATATACATCTGATGAGGCCAGTCTGGTAGTGATGCCGATGCCCTGGGATGTTACAGTGTCTTATCGTGATGGGACCGTCAACGGTCCGGAAGCTATCCTCAACGCATCCTATCAGGTGGACCTGATGGATCCTGTTTGTGGATTTGCATGGCAAAAAGGATTAGCCATGTTGCCGGTGGATGAAAAATTAAAAGCCCAGGCAACTGCACTTCGCGAGCAGGCACTCAACTACCTGGATGTGCTTACCGGAGGTGATGAGCTGTCTGAAGAAGACCATGCGCAACTTGCTCGCATCAATGAAGCATGCATGTCTTTTCATCAATCGGTAAAGTCACAGGCGGGAAGTTTACTGGACCAAAAAAAGAAAGTGGCTATTCTGGGAGGAGATCATAGCACACCACTCGGGTTGATGGCGGCGCTGGGTGAACGTCATGATTCATTCGGTGTGCTGCAGATTGATGCACATGCGGATCTGAGAAAAGCGTATGAAGGATTTACTTATTCCCATGCATCCATCATGTATAATGCCCTGGAAGAAATTCCACAAATAAGCAAACTGGTGCAGGTTGGTATCCGTGATTTTTGCCGGGAGGAGGTGCAATACATCGATGCAAACAAGAATAGGATTGCGACTTTTTTTGATCATGCGATCAAGAGAAAGGTGTACGAAGGGATGAATATTGCGAAGCAGTTCAGTGAAATGATTACACATCTTCCTGATAAAGTTTATGTGAGTTTTGATATCGATGGACTGGACCCGAAACTTTGTCCGCAAACAGGTACACCTGTTCCGGGCGGTTTTGAGTTTGAAGAATCGTTGTTGCTTATTCAGATGGTTTTGGAAAGCGGAAGAGAGATCATCGGTTTTGACATCAACGAGGTGAGTGAACCGAATTTTCAAAAAGAGAAAACAGATGCTGACTCTTTTGATGCGATCGTGGGCGCGCGACTTTTATTCCGGATTTCGAATTTGGTTTTACATTACGCCAAATCCTGAATCGGTGATCGAATAAGGAGTTAAACGATGACGTCTGTTAACCACTTAAGTATTTCTGAACTTCAAAAAATTGAAGCGGAATTATCTGCATGCATCACGCCGGAACGCAATGTGCGAATGAATGAGGTATTGGAAAATCGCACACGCTACCTCACCGTTGCGGTCGAAGATGTTTATCAGCCTCACAATGCAAGTGCAGTGTTAAGGTCGTGTGATTGTTTTGGCGTAATGGATGTTCACATCATCGAAAACAGAAATAAATATCAGATCAACCCGGATGTGGCATTGGGTGCATCGCAATGGTTAACGATGCATCGTTACAATGAACAACCTGATAACACCGTGGAATGCATCCGCGCATTAAAGGAAAATAATTACCGCATCATTGCGACTACGCCACATGAGCGACAAACTTTGTTGACCAACTTTGATGTGAGTAAAGGAAAATTCGCATTGTTTTTCGGGACGGAAATGAAGGGCGTAAGTGCACAGGTTTTGGAACATGCCGATGAACATCTTCGTATACCCATGTATGGTTTTACTGAAAGTTATAACATCTCTGTATCCGCTGCCCTGTGCATGTTTCAGGTTGTTGAGCAATTAAGAAAAACAAAAATCGATTGGTCGCTTTCGGAAAAAGAGCGACTCGAAATCAAAGTGCAATGGCTTAAAAAACAGTTACATTATTAACAATTGTCTTTTGATAAACTAGGAATACTGTTCATTTTTTTTAGTACATTTTCAAACTACCTTTACGTTAAACCAAAACTTTTTTATCATGGGAAAAGGTGATAAACGTACCAAAAAAGGCAAGAGAGCTGCCGGTTCAGCTGGAGTTTCCAGACCCCGGAAGAAGAAAGCCACAACGGTAGCTGCTGCTAAAACAAAAGCAACAGCTGCTAAGAAAAAGCCAGCCGCTAAAAAACCGGCAGCTAAAAAACCAGCTGTGAAAAAAGCAGCC
It encodes:
- a CDS encoding RNA methyltransferase, whose amino-acid sequence is MTSVNHLSISELQKIEAELSACITPERNVRMNEVLENRTRYLTVAVEDVYQPHNASAVLRSCDCFGVMDVHIIENRNKYQINPDVALGASQWLTMHRYNEQPDNTVECIRALKENNYRIIATTPHERQTLLTNFDVSKGKFALFFGTEMKGVSAQVLEHADEHLRIPMYGFTESYNISVSAALCMFQVVEQLRKTKIDWSLSEKERLEIKVQWLKKQLHY
- a CDS encoding agmatinase family protein, with protein sequence MNTLSFDPDQWAQPNGNLFGLPYTSDEASLVVMPMPWDVTVSYRDGTVNGPEAILNASYQVDLMDPVCGFAWQKGLAMLPVDEKLKAQATALREQALNYLDVLTGGDELSEEDHAQLARINEACMSFHQSVKSQAGSLLDQKKKVAILGGDHSTPLGLMAALGERHDSFGVLQIDAHADLRKAYEGFTYSHASIMYNALEEIPQISKLVQVGIRDFCREEVQYIDANKNRIATFFDHAIKRKVYEGMNIAKQFSEMITHLPDKVYVSFDIDGLDPKLCPQTGTPVPGGFEFEESLLLIQMVLESGREIIGFDINEVSEPNFQKEKTDADSFDAIVGARLLFRISNLVLHYAKS